DNA sequence from the Euzebyales bacterium genome:
GAGTGACGACCGCGCCGAGCAGGAGGTCGAGTGGCCGGCCACCGCCTTCGTCAGCGAGTAGACCGTGGCGGCGGCACCGAAGCGCGCCGGCTGCTGCAGGACCGCGGTCGCGACCGTGTTGTCGGCGACCGTCAGCGTGCCGTGGCGGGCGCAGATCGCACCGAGCTCGGCGAGATCGGCGACGCGCAGGAGCGGGTTGATCGGCGTCTCCACCCACAGCGCGGCGCCACCCCACGGCGACCGCCCCGTCGACGGCGGCCGCGTCGAGCAGGTCGACCGTGACGACATCGACCCCGGCGACGCCGCCGACGTGGCGTGCCAGCTCGCGGGGTGTTGTAGTAGCCGTCGTCGGGCACGACGATCCGCCGGTGGGAGCGCGCCAGGTCGGCGAGCAGCGCGTGCGACGCCGCCTGTCCCGAGGCGAAGAGCACCGCGTCGGCCTCCTCCAGCGTTCCCAGACCGCGCTCGACCGCTCGCCAGTTGGGATGATCGGCCCGCAGGTAGTCGGACGCGTCGGCGACACCGGCCGAGACCACGTAGCTGGACATGGTCAGCGTCGAGCCGGCCGGGTCACCGGCGG
Encoded proteins:
- a CDS encoding PLP-dependent transferase: MSSRSTCSTRPPSTGRSPWGGAALWVETPINPLLRVADLAELGAICARHGTLTVADNTVATAVLQQPARFGAAATVYSLTKAVAGHSTSCSARSSLRTPSWCTGCGSGGR